A single region of the Streptomyces sp. NBC_00236 genome encodes:
- the rpsD gene encoding 30S ribosomal protein S4 yields the protein MPNQSRPKVKKSRALGIALTPKAVKYFEARPYPPGEHGRGRKQNSDYKVRLLEKQRLRAQYDISERQMARAYDRAKKAEGKTGEALVVELERRLDALVLRSGIAKTIYQARQMVVHGHIEVNGGKVDKPSFRVRPDDIVMVRERSREKYPFQVAREGGYDTDGETPRYLQVNLKALAFRLDRDPNRKEIPVICDEQLVVEYYAR from the coding sequence GTGCCTAATCAGTCGCGTCCCAAGGTCAAGAAGAGCCGCGCGCTCGGCATTGCGCTGACGCCGAAGGCCGTCAAGTACTTCGAGGCCCGCCCCTACCCGCCGGGCGAGCACGGCCGTGGCCGCAAGCAGAACTCGGACTACAAGGTCCGTCTGCTCGAGAAGCAGCGTCTGCGCGCCCAGTACGACATCAGCGAGCGCCAGATGGCGCGTGCCTACGACCGCGCCAAGAAGGCCGAAGGCAAGACGGGCGAGGCGCTGGTCGTCGAGCTCGAGCGCCGCCTCGACGCGCTGGTCCTGCGTTCCGGTATCGCCAAGACGATCTACCAGGCGCGCCAGATGGTCGTTCACGGCCACATCGAGGTCAACGGTGGCAAGGTCGACAAGCCGTCGTTCCGTGTCCGTCCGGACGACATCGTGATGGTTCGCGAGCGCAGCCGCGAGAAGTACCCCTTCCAGGTGGCCCGCGAGGGTGGTTACGACACCGACGGTGAGACCCCGCGCTACCTGCAGGTGAACCTGAAGGCCCTGGCCTTCCGCCTTGACCGGGACCCGAACCGCAAGGAAATCCCCGTGATCTGCGACGAGCAGCTCGTCGTCGAGTACTACGCCCGCTGA
- a CDS encoding DUF2470 domain-containing protein — protein MPSAAERTRTLVQSTCSAVLLIPGLETAGSDQLMPLSRTVGPDGDLFLEFPADSPAVRAATHAQDDELTAVLEITDVAPVSVPHRIRGRARVCGWLTSVPGMAGPGRTLLRLETGEAHVEDLWGAEAVEPEELRDAAADPLAAHEAELLQHLHAAHGERLGTLCELLGERTVPAGTGSRPSVVPVALDRLGLRVRFFERNGPCFDARFEFPEPVRDMTELRHAMRTLFDAAAH, from the coding sequence ATGCCGTCAGCAGCCGAGCGCACACGAACTCTCGTACAGAGTACCTGCTCCGCGGTGCTGCTCATCCCCGGGCTCGAGACCGCGGGCTCGGACCAGCTGATGCCGCTGTCCCGGACCGTGGGTCCGGACGGCGACCTCTTCCTCGAATTCCCCGCTGATTCCCCGGCTGTGCGGGCCGCGACGCACGCCCAGGACGACGAGCTGACGGCCGTGCTGGAGATCACGGACGTCGCCCCGGTCTCCGTCCCCCACCGCATCCGCGGCCGGGCCCGCGTCTGCGGATGGCTCACGTCCGTACCCGGAATGGCGGGTCCCGGCCGGACGCTGCTGCGGCTGGAGACGGGCGAGGCCCACGTCGAGGACCTGTGGGGTGCGGAGGCGGTCGAGCCGGAGGAGCTGCGGGACGCGGCCGCCGACCCGCTCGCCGCCCACGAGGCGGAGCTGCTGCAGCATCTGCACGCGGCCCACGGCGAACGGCTGGGGACGCTGTGCGAACTCCTCGGTGAACGGACCGTCCCGGCCGGGACGGGCAGCCGGCCCTCCGTCGTCCCGGTCGCGCTGGACCGTCTCGGACTGCGGGTCCGCTTCTTCGAGCGGAACGGACCCTGCTTCGATGCCCGCTTCGAGTTCCCCGAGCCGGTGCGCGACATGACGGAGCTGCGCCACGCCATGCGCACCCTCTTCGATGCGGCCGCCCACTGA
- a CDS encoding replication-associated recombination protein A — MEPDLFTAAAEDRQEKDPSSSPLAVRMRPRTLDEVVGQQHLLKPGSPLRRLVGEGSGGPAGPSSVILWGPPGIGKTTLAYVVSKATNKRFVELSAITAGVKEVRAVIEGARRATGGYGKETVLFLDEIHRFSKAQQDSLLPAVENRWVTLIAATTENPYFSIISPLLSRSLLLTLESLTDDDLRALLHRALTDERGLGGAVTLPGDAEEHLLRIAGGDARRALTALEAAAGAALSKQEAEITLVTLEETVDRAAVTYDRDGDQHYDVASALIKSIRGSDVDAALHYLARMIEAGEDPRFIARRLMISASEDIGLADPTALPTAVAAAQAVAMIGFPEAALTLSHATIALALAPKSNAATLAIFAAQDDVRKGLAGPVPAHLRDGHYKGAAKLGHAQGYVYPHDVPGGIAAQQYAPDAVRDKRYYRPTRYGAEARYADVADRVRERLGRSDTDGGASAPDGS; from the coding sequence GTGGAGCCCGACCTCTTTACCGCAGCTGCCGAAGACCGCCAGGAGAAGGACCCGTCCAGCAGCCCTCTCGCTGTCCGGATGCGTCCGCGTACCCTTGACGAGGTCGTGGGCCAGCAGCATCTGCTGAAGCCGGGCTCGCCATTGCGCCGCCTCGTCGGCGAGGGCAGCGGGGGACCGGCCGGCCCGTCGTCGGTGATTCTCTGGGGCCCGCCCGGCATCGGGAAGACGACCCTGGCGTACGTGGTCAGCAAGGCCACGAACAAACGATTCGTCGAGCTCTCCGCGATCACCGCGGGCGTCAAGGAAGTGCGCGCCGTGATCGAGGGCGCCCGCCGCGCCACCGGTGGCTACGGCAAGGAGACCGTCCTCTTCCTGGACGAGATCCACCGCTTCTCCAAGGCGCAGCAGGACTCGCTGCTCCCGGCCGTGGAGAACCGCTGGGTCACCCTGATCGCCGCGACCACCGAGAATCCCTACTTCTCGATCATCTCCCCGCTGCTGTCGCGCTCGCTCCTGCTGACGCTCGAGTCACTGACCGACGACGATCTTCGCGCCCTGCTGCACCGGGCCCTGACCGACGAGCGCGGACTCGGCGGCGCGGTGACGCTGCCGGGGGACGCGGAGGAGCATCTCCTGCGCATCGCCGGGGGCGACGCGCGCCGGGCGCTGACGGCGCTGGAGGCGGCGGCCGGCGCCGCGCTGTCCAAGCAGGAGGCGGAGATCACCCTCGTCACCCTGGAGGAGACCGTCGACCGGGCGGCGGTCACGTACGACCGGGACGGGGACCAGCACTACGACGTGGCGAGTGCGCTGATCAAGTCGATCCGCGGTTCCGACGTGGACGCGGCGCTGCACTATCTGGCCCGGATGATCGAGGCGGGGGAGGACCCCCGGTTCATCGCCCGGCGGCTGATGATCTCGGCCAGCGAGGACATCGGTCTCGCCGACCCCACGGCGCTGCCCACCGCGGTCGCGGCAGCCCAGGCGGTGGCGATGATCGGCTTCCCGGAGGCGGCGCTCACCCTCAGCCACGCGACCATCGCGCTGGCGCTCGCCCCGAAGTCCAACGCGGCGACGCTGGCGATCTTCGCGGCTCAGGACGATGTACGGAAGGGGCTGGCGGGTCCGGTCCCGGCCCATCTGCGCGACGGCCACTACAAGGGCGCCGCCAAGCTGGGCCACGCGCAGGGCTACGTCTATCCGCACGACGTCCCCGGTGGCATCGCCGCCCAGCAGTACGCCCCGGACGCCGTCCGCGACAAGCGCTACTACCGGCCGACGCGCTACGGGGCCGAGGCGCGCTACGCGGATGTGGCGGACCGGGTCCGCGAACGTCTGGGCCGTTCGGACACCGACGGCGGCGCGAGCGCGCCGGACGGCTCGTAG
- a CDS encoding vitamin K epoxide reductase family protein, translated as MTTAAVDHPSSDQDEDGGKRTIGGSRALALLLVITGAAGLLAAWVITIDKLKLMEDPNFVPGCSLNPVVACGNIMKSEQASAFGFPNPMLGMATYPVIIGIGLALLAGARFRNWYWLGMNAGTLFGVGFCTWLQYQSLYNINSLCLWCCLAWVATILMFCYVTTHNIKHRIIPVPSWLRNGLTEFHWVPPILWIGIIGMLILTRWWDFWTS; from the coding sequence ATGACGACTGCAGCGGTTGACCATCCCTCCTCCGACCAGGACGAGGACGGCGGGAAGAGGACCATCGGCGGCAGTCGCGCGCTGGCACTGCTGCTGGTCATCACGGGCGCTGCCGGACTCCTCGCCGCCTGGGTCATCACCATCGACAAGCTCAAGCTGATGGAGGATCCCAACTTCGTCCCGGGCTGCAGTCTCAACCCGGTGGTGGCCTGCGGCAACATCATGAAGAGCGAGCAGGCGTCGGCCTTCGGCTTCCCGAACCCCATGCTCGGTATGGCGACCTACCCCGTGATCATCGGGATCGGTCTGGCGCTGCTCGCCGGGGCGCGCTTCCGCAACTGGTACTGGCTGGGGATGAACGCGGGCACGCTGTTCGGTGTCGGCTTCTGCACCTGGCTCCAGTACCAGTCGCTGTACAACATCAACTCGCTCTGCCTGTGGTGCTGCCTGGCCTGGGTCGCCACGATCCTCATGTTCTGCTACGTCACCACGCACAACATCAAGCACCGGATCATTCCCGTGCCGAGCTGGCTGCGCAACGGGCTCACCGAGTTCCACTGGGTGCCCCCGATCCTGTGGATCGGGATCATCGGGATGCTGATCCTCACCCGCTGGTGGGACTTCTGGACCAGCTGA
- the hisS gene encoding histidine--tRNA ligase has protein sequence MSTFKAPKGTYDLTPPDSAKYLAVREAISAPLKNSGYGYIETPGFEDVGLFARGVGESTDIVSKEMYTLTTKGGSELALRPEGTASVLRATLEANLHKLGNLPVKLWYSGSYYRYERPQKGRYRHFSQVGAEAIGAEDPALDAELIILADQAYRTLGLREFRILLNSLGDKECRPVYRDVLQGFLRELDLDEETRRRIEINPLRVLDDKRPEVQKQLTGAPVLRDYLCDACKAYHEEVRDLLNAAGVVYEDDEKLVRGLDYYTRTTFEFVHDGLGSQSAVGGGGRYDGLSEMIGGPALPSVGWALGVDRTVLALEAEGIELELPSTTSVFAVPLGEEARRVLFGVVTQLRREGVAADFAFGGRGLKGAMKSANRSGARFTIVAGERDLAEGNVQLKDMESGEQTAVPLAEVTEAVRSRLA, from the coding sequence GTGAGCACCTTCAAGGCCCCCAAGGGCACGTACGACCTGACCCCGCCCGACTCCGCGAAGTACCTCGCCGTGCGCGAGGCGATCTCCGCACCGCTGAAGAACTCCGGCTACGGCTACATCGAGACACCCGGCTTCGAGGACGTGGGCCTCTTCGCGCGCGGCGTCGGTGAGTCCACCGACATCGTGAGCAAGGAGATGTACACCCTCACCACCAAGGGTGGGTCCGAGCTCGCGCTGCGCCCCGAGGGCACCGCGTCGGTACTGCGCGCCACCCTGGAGGCCAACCTCCACAAGCTCGGCAACCTGCCGGTCAAGCTCTGGTACTCCGGCTCGTACTACCGCTACGAGCGCCCGCAGAAGGGCCGTTACCGGCACTTCTCGCAGGTCGGTGCCGAGGCGATCGGTGCCGAGGACCCGGCGCTGGACGCCGAGCTGATCATCCTGGCCGACCAGGCGTACCGCACCCTCGGGCTGCGTGAGTTCCGCATCCTGCTGAACTCGCTGGGCGACAAGGAGTGCCGGCCCGTCTACCGCGACGTGCTCCAGGGCTTCCTGCGCGAGCTCGACCTCGACGAGGAGACCCGCCGGCGCATCGAGATCAACCCGCTCCGGGTGCTCGACGACAAGCGCCCCGAGGTCCAGAAGCAGCTGACCGGCGCACCGGTGCTGCGCGACTACCTGTGCGACGCCTGCAAGGCGTACCACGAGGAGGTCCGCGACCTGCTCAACGCGGCAGGTGTCGTGTACGAGGACGACGAGAAGCTCGTCCGCGGCCTCGACTACTACACCCGCACCACCTTCGAGTTCGTCCACGACGGTCTGGGATCGCAGTCGGCCGTCGGTGGCGGCGGCCGGTACGACGGCCTGTCCGAGATGATCGGCGGCCCCGCGCTGCCTTCGGTCGGCTGGGCGCTCGGCGTGGACCGCACCGTGCTCGCGCTGGAAGCCGAGGGCATCGAGCTCGAACTGCCCTCCACCACCAGTGTCTTCGCCGTACCGCTCGGCGAGGAGGCGCGGCGGGTGCTGTTCGGTGTCGTCACGCAGCTGCGACGCGAGGGCGTGGCCGCGGACTTCGCGTTCGGGGGCCGCGGCCTCAAGGGAGCGATGAAGAGCGCCAACCGCTCGGGCGCACGCTTCACCATCGTGGCCGGCGAGCGTGATCTGGCCGAGGGGAACGTCCAGCTCAAGGACATGGAGTCCGGCGAGCAGACGGCCGTACCCCTGGCCGAGGTGACCGAGGCGGTCCGTAGCCGCCTCGCGTGA
- a CDS encoding MBL fold metallo-hydrolase translates to MLIAGFPAGAWGTNCYLVAPAAGEECVIIDPGHQAAPGVEEALKKHRLKPVAVVLTHGHIDHVASVVPVCGAHDVPAWIHPEDRYMMSDPEKALGRSIGMPLMGELTVGEPDDVKELSDGAQLLLAGMEFGVSHAPGHTKGSVTFRMPEAADVPQVLFSGDLLFAGSVGRTDLPGGDHAELLESLARVCLPLDDSTVVLSGHGPQTTIGRERATNPYLSGMDAPRRGM, encoded by the coding sequence GTGCTCATTGCCGGGTTCCCCGCCGGGGCCTGGGGGACCAACTGTTACCTGGTCGCCCCCGCCGCAGGTGAGGAGTGCGTGATCATCGACCCGGGCCACCAGGCCGCTCCCGGGGTCGAGGAAGCGCTGAAGAAGCATCGGCTGAAGCCCGTCGCCGTCGTCCTCACCCATGGCCACATCGACCATGTCGCCTCGGTCGTTCCGGTGTGCGGCGCGCACGACGTCCCTGCCTGGATCCACCCCGAGGACCGCTACATGATGAGTGACCCGGAGAAGGCCCTCGGCCGCTCCATCGGGATGCCGCTCATGGGCGAACTGACGGTGGGGGAGCCGGACGACGTCAAGGAGCTCAGCGACGGCGCGCAGCTGCTGCTGGCCGGTATGGAGTTCGGCGTCTCGCATGCGCCCGGCCATACCAAGGGGTCGGTGACGTTCAGGATGCCCGAGGCCGCGGACGTACCGCAGGTCCTCTTCTCGGGCGACCTGCTCTTCGCCGGCTCCGTCGGACGCACCGACCTGCCCGGCGGCGACCACGCCGAGCTCCTCGAGTCGCTGGCCCGTGTGTGCCTGCCGCTCGACGACTCGACCGTGGTGCTGTCCGGCCACGGCCCCCAGACGACCATCGGCCGCGAGCGCGCCACCAATCCGTATCTGAGCGGTATGGACGCGCCCCGACGAGGAATGTGA
- a CDS encoding peptidylprolyl isomerase, with product MVSSDQRRRQLAREKFERQQQRREDARRRTRRLTVVIASAVAVVAVIGGATYFATSGDDDKDSKADAAASQSPSAAPSPSASEKTAPEPAMKIDKKSKYTMSLKTSQGDIAFEMDAAKTPHTTNSFKSLADKKFFDGTKCHRLTTDGIFVLQCGDPKGDGTGGPGYTIPDENLTALGKAGADGTVTYPAGTVAMANTGQAHTGGSQFFLVYKDSKLPPSYTPFGTMDKDSLKAVEAIGKAGVTGGGADGAPTKAVNISKAAVDKA from the coding sequence GTGGTCAGCAGCGATCAGCGGCGGCGGCAGCTCGCCAGGGAGAAGTTCGAGCGGCAGCAGCAGCGCCGGGAGGACGCCCGTCGGAGGACGAGGCGGCTGACCGTCGTCATCGCGTCCGCGGTGGCCGTGGTGGCGGTCATCGGCGGTGCCACGTACTTCGCCACGAGCGGCGACGACGACAAGGACAGCAAGGCGGACGCGGCCGCGAGCCAGAGCCCGTCGGCCGCTCCTTCGCCCTCGGCGAGCGAGAAGACGGCGCCCGAGCCCGCGATGAAGATCGACAAGAAGTCGAAGTACACGATGTCGCTCAAGACGAGCCAGGGCGACATAGCGTTCGAGATGGACGCGGCGAAGACCCCGCACACCACGAATTCCTTCAAGTCCCTGGCGGACAAGAAGTTCTTCGACGGTACGAAGTGTCACCGGCTGACCACGGACGGCATCTTCGTCCTGCAGTGCGGCGACCCGAAGGGTGACGGTACCGGTGGTCCCGGCTACACGATCCCCGACGAGAACCTGACCGCGCTGGGCAAGGCGGGTGCCGACGGCACGGTGACGTATCCGGCCGGCACGGTGGCGATGGCCAACACCGGTCAGGCGCACACCGGCGGCAGCCAGTTCTTCCTCGTCTACAAGGACAGCAAGCTGCCGCCCAGTTACACGCCGTTCGGCACGATGGACAAGGACTCCCTGAAGGCCGTCGAGGCCATCGGCAAGGCGGGTGTGACCGGCGGCGGTGCCGACGGTGCGCCGACGAAGGCCGTGAACAT